Proteins from a genomic interval of Diaminobutyricimonas aerilata:
- a CDS encoding VanZ family protein, protein MGEWTWQAGFGVFGGLLLFGALLVPAVMVQYRRYGRISARRMLGAVALSIYGVALVAYTLLPLPSPEQACAADQSRLVNLIPFHFIDDIARENPGASPLGLATSRASLQVVLNVALFVPLGVFVRRYFHRGTLTTTIVGFAGSVLIELTQYTGLFGLYACSYRVADVDDVLANTLGAVLGGLVAPAVLWWMPRRRDLEATRLEPRPVSGWRRWLGMLLDVLIFGFISSVVSVAATLLRTLIAGTSEVAPHPIEHVVAHLVPGLLVFFVPALFGYGASLGQRIVFLAPVWDGAPGSTGQRLARASVTGGAYTLGLALGDFGGYAPFALLSVLTSLVVLVSFTSVPFTRGHRGLSGALTGADMADARALPHVPTATAALTPPG, encoded by the coding sequence ATGGGTGAGTGGACGTGGCAGGCCGGGTTCGGCGTCTTCGGGGGGCTGCTGCTCTTCGGAGCGCTGCTCGTACCCGCGGTCATGGTGCAGTACCGCCGGTACGGCCGCATCAGCGCGCGGCGGATGCTCGGCGCGGTCGCGCTCAGCATCTACGGTGTCGCCCTGGTCGCCTACACGCTGCTGCCTCTCCCGTCACCTGAGCAGGCCTGCGCGGCGGACCAGTCGCGGCTCGTCAACCTCATCCCCTTCCACTTCATCGACGACATCGCGCGCGAGAATCCGGGCGCGTCACCACTCGGCCTGGCTACCAGCCGGGCGTCGCTGCAGGTCGTGTTGAACGTGGCCCTTTTCGTGCCGCTCGGCGTGTTCGTGCGGCGCTACTTCCACCGCGGCACGCTCACGACCACGATCGTCGGCTTCGCCGGATCGGTGCTCATCGAGCTGACGCAGTACACCGGCCTGTTCGGTCTCTACGCCTGCTCCTACCGCGTCGCCGATGTCGACGACGTGCTCGCCAACACGCTCGGCGCGGTGCTCGGCGGACTCGTCGCCCCCGCCGTGCTGTGGTGGATGCCCCGACGACGCGACCTCGAAGCGACGCGCCTCGAGCCGCGGCCGGTGAGCGGCTGGCGGCGCTGGTTGGGCATGCTGCTCGACGTGCTGATCTTCGGCTTCATCAGCTCCGTCGTCTCGGTTGCCGCCACCCTCCTCCGCACCCTCATCGCGGGCACGTCGGAGGTCGCCCCGCACCCGATCGAACACGTCGTCGCGCACCTCGTGCCCGGGCTGCTCGTGTTCTTCGTCCCGGCGCTCTTCGGATACGGCGCGTCGCTCGGTCAGCGGATCGTGTTCCTCGCGCCCGTCTGGGACGGCGCGCCCGGATCCACCGGGCAACGTCTGGCGCGGGCATCCGTCACCGGCGGCGCCTACACGCTCGGGCTCGCGCTCGGCGACTTCGGCGGTTACGCGCCGTTCGCGCTGCTGAGCGTGCTGACCTCGCTCGTGGTGCTCGTGTCGTTCACGTCGGTGCCGTTCACGCGCGGGCACCGCGGTCTCTCCGGCGCGCTCACCGGAGCCGACATGGCGGACGCCCGCGCACTGCCGCACGTGCCGACCGCGACCGCCGCTCTCACCCCACCCGGCTGA
- a CDS encoding cation transporter, which produces MSVSERTNPKGWFGHTRLPDEQQRALAQATRLEWATIGFLAVTVTIVALVLGSSQAMRAAWIEDMLSFLPPIAFLVATRVVRLKPTVAHPYGFHRATGVAHLVAAVALLVMGFYLFFDSASKLVSAEHPSIGGITLFGVTFWLGWLMIAALAITSIPPVILGRMKLKRAEALHDKVLYADADMNKADWQTAAAGIAGILGIGVGLWWADAAAALIISASIGWDGMKNVRGAIGALMDASAKTYDDKKPHPLAARIDRTLRELRWVEQARSRVRDEGHVFHIESFVVPKRGRMPKLEQLEQARELCSSLDWKVQDMVIVPVAELPDEFLPGVTSGGER; this is translated from the coding sequence ATGAGCGTGAGCGAGCGCACGAACCCGAAGGGCTGGTTCGGACACACCAGGCTGCCGGATGAGCAACAGCGCGCCCTCGCCCAGGCCACGCGCCTCGAGTGGGCGACCATCGGATTCCTCGCCGTCACGGTGACGATCGTGGCCCTCGTGCTCGGCAGTTCGCAGGCCATGCGGGCGGCGTGGATCGAGGACATGCTCTCGTTCCTCCCGCCGATCGCGTTCCTCGTCGCGACGCGGGTGGTGCGGTTGAAGCCGACCGTCGCGCATCCGTACGGCTTCCACCGCGCGACGGGCGTCGCGCACCTCGTCGCCGCGGTGGCGCTGCTCGTGATGGGCTTCTACCTCTTCTTCGACTCCGCATCCAAGCTCGTGTCCGCGGAGCATCCGAGCATCGGCGGCATCACCCTCTTCGGCGTCACCTTCTGGTTGGGCTGGCTCATGATCGCCGCCCTCGCGATCACGAGCATCCCGCCCGTCATCCTCGGCCGGATGAAGCTCAAGCGCGCCGAAGCGCTGCACGACAAGGTGCTGTATGCCGACGCCGACATGAACAAGGCCGACTGGCAGACCGCGGCCGCGGGCATCGCGGGCATCCTCGGCATCGGGGTCGGACTCTGGTGGGCGGACGCGGCCGCGGCGCTCATCATCTCGGCGAGCATCGGCTGGGACGGGATGAAGAACGTGCGCGGCGCGATCGGCGCGCTCATGGACGCGTCGGCGAAGACGTACGACGACAAGAAGCCGCATCCGCTCGCCGCGCGCATCGACCGCACCCTGCGGGAGCTGCGGTGGGTCGAGCAGGCCCGCTCGCGCGTGCGGGACGAGGGACACGTGTTCCACATCGAGTCGTTCGTGGTGCCCAAGCGCGGGCGCATGCCGAAGCTCGAACAACTCGAGCAGGCGCGGGAGCTGTGCTCCTCGCTCGACTGGAAGGTGCAGGACATGGTCATCGTGCCGGTCGCTGAGCTTCCGGACGAGTTCCTGCCCGGCGTGACGTCGGGCGGGGAGCGGTAG
- a CDS encoding transporter substrate-binding domain-containing protein: MRRTIALLVTGVLAAALTACGVSIPTDPYGTLDRVRGGTLVVGATANEEWVQIDGAVPTGSEPELVERFAEHLDARVEWVTGSEQELIDRLDRGEIDMAVGGFANDTPWSEKAAMTAAYVDEVDEQGETVKHVMLTRMGENAFLLELETFLTEKA; this comes from the coding sequence GTGAGACGCACCATCGCGCTCCTGGTGACCGGCGTGCTGGCGGCGGCGCTGACCGCATGCGGCGTCAGCATCCCGACCGACCCGTACGGCACCCTCGACCGCGTGCGCGGTGGCACGCTCGTGGTCGGCGCGACCGCCAACGAGGAGTGGGTGCAGATCGACGGTGCCGTGCCGACCGGCAGTGAACCGGAACTCGTCGAGCGGTTCGCGGAGCACCTGGACGCGCGAGTCGAGTGGGTGACCGGCAGCGAGCAGGAACTCATCGACCGGCTCGACCGCGGCGAGATCGACATGGCCGTCGGCGGGTTCGCGAACGACACCCCGTGGTCGGAGAAGGCGGCGATGACCGCCGCGTACGTCGACGAGGTCGATGAGCAGGGCGAGACCGTGAAGCACGTGATGCTCACCCGGATGGGCGAGAACGCGTTCCTGCTCGAACTCGAGACGTTCCTCACGGAGAAGGCATGA
- a CDS encoding carbohydrate ABC transporter permease has protein sequence MSTAVVAITLAVVIVPLAYLASVSLMGRDEVTSGVLVPATPAWSNWSDVVTGTELLRGVGNSLFAAAVGAALTLAFALPAAWAIVRYRTGGATLGGTLMSPWLLPPIVAVVPLFTLLRILELNNTLIGLTLVYALVNLPVAIWLLEGFLRRLPSELDEAARMDGAGPVRLLLSIIAPVVSPALVSIGIIVAILNYNEFLLATFLTQSDDAQTLPVVLSMFYGERTPHYGKIAAASLVGIVPVFAAAVLFQRRLVGGLAAGSVK, from the coding sequence ATGTCCACCGCCGTCGTGGCGATCACCCTCGCCGTCGTGATCGTGCCGCTCGCCTACCTCGCGTCGGTGTCGCTCATGGGCCGCGACGAGGTCACCTCGGGCGTGCTCGTGCCCGCAACACCGGCGTGGTCGAACTGGTCGGACGTCGTCACCGGCACGGAGCTGTTGCGCGGTGTGGGCAACTCCCTCTTCGCCGCCGCGGTCGGCGCGGCGCTCACGCTCGCGTTCGCCCTGCCGGCGGCGTGGGCGATCGTGCGGTACCGCACCGGCGGGGCCACCCTCGGCGGAACGCTCATGAGCCCGTGGCTGCTGCCGCCGATCGTCGCCGTGGTGCCGTTGTTCACCCTGTTGCGCATCCTGGAACTCAACAACACCCTCATCGGGCTCACGCTCGTCTACGCGCTCGTGAACCTGCCGGTCGCGATCTGGCTGCTGGAGGGTTTCCTGCGCAGACTGCCCAGCGAGCTCGACGAGGCGGCGCGGATGGACGGGGCCGGCCCGGTGCGACTGCTGCTGTCGATCATCGCGCCGGTCGTCTCGCCCGCCCTCGTCTCGATCGGCATCATCGTGGCGATCCTGAACTACAACGAGTTCCTGCTGGCCACGTTCCTCACGCAGAGCGACGACGCCCAGACGCTGCCCGTGGTGCTGTCGATGTTCTACGGCGAGCGCACGCCCCACTACGGCAAGATCGCGGCCGCCTCCCTCGTCGGGATCGTGCCCGTCTTCGCCGCCGCGGTGCTCTTCCAGCGGCGCCTCGTCGGCGGGCTCGCCGCGGGCAGCGTCAAGTAG
- a CDS encoding carbohydrate ABC transporter permease, with the protein MAETSLPLPAAAVRSRIRRRSRRGDARAHRLFVSPAVLALLVLGLYPLLFIVAAAFSESSLGKPFQEWVGTANLEAALLDADIVASLVRGTAYAVGVSVVSLVLGVVVALALRHSVASGSIVRTVLLLPLIMPPVIVGTLWKLVYNPGGGLLATVTGFAGGDPASVSPLSSSAWSLPAIAVADVWEWTPLVALLVFTALLAQDEEPIEAARLDGAHGFGLFRHITLPAIAGVVAAAFFIRLVLAFKVFDLIFMMTSGGPGQSTTTASYIVYQLALREFDVGMAAAVTLLLAVVVTVVTLPVAFLTRRLQANHES; encoded by the coding sequence TTGGCTGAGACCTCCCTGCCGCTCCCCGCGGCAGCCGTGCGCTCGCGCATCCGTCGCCGTTCACGGCGGGGGGATGCGCGGGCGCATCGGCTGTTCGTCAGCCCGGCCGTGCTCGCCCTGCTCGTGCTCGGTCTCTACCCGCTGCTGTTCATCGTCGCCGCCGCGTTCTCGGAGTCGTCGCTCGGCAAGCCGTTCCAGGAGTGGGTCGGCACGGCGAACCTCGAAGCGGCGCTGCTGGATGCGGACATCGTCGCTTCGCTCGTGCGCGGCACGGCGTACGCGGTCGGCGTCTCGGTCGTGAGTCTCGTGCTCGGGGTGGTGGTTGCGCTCGCGTTGCGGCACTCGGTGGCGAGCGGCTCGATCGTACGCACCGTGCTGCTGCTGCCGCTCATCATGCCGCCGGTGATCGTCGGCACGCTGTGGAAGCTCGTCTACAACCCCGGCGGCGGACTGCTCGCCACCGTGACCGGGTTCGCGGGCGGGGACCCCGCGAGCGTGTCGCCGCTGTCGTCGTCCGCGTGGTCGCTGCCGGCGATCGCCGTCGCCGACGTGTGGGAGTGGACCCCGCTCGTGGCGCTCCTCGTGTTCACCGCGCTCCTCGCGCAGGACGAGGAGCCGATCGAGGCGGCGCGGCTCGACGGCGCCCACGGGTTCGGGTTGTTCCGGCACATCACCCTGCCCGCGATCGCCGGGGTCGTGGCGGCGGCGTTCTTCATCCGCCTCGTGCTCGCCTTCAAGGTGTTCGACCTGATCTTCATGATGACCTCGGGCGGTCCGGGGCAGTCGACGACGACGGCGTCGTACATCGTCTACCAGCTCGCGTTGCGGGAGTTCGACGTCGGTATGGCCGCCGCCGTCACCCTGTTGCTCGCCGTCGTGGTGACCGTCGTCACCCTTCCCGTCGCGTTCCTGACCCGGAGGTTGCAGGCGAACCATGAGTCGTGA
- a CDS encoding ABC transporter substrate-binding protein produces MTDAAVSRRRLALPAAFVAAAFVLAGCASGSSASEGDGDFSGEELSVLMITSHEGAANLLAKEFEKETGAVIKPVIVPYDEIGNTLALDQQSGANTIDVAAPWYVSIGDLAADGAIKDLTDWIESDDEIDTEDFIPSIYDPYTLVDGQRYGLPFDGDTHVLFYNKEILARNGFTTPPATWDEYIEQSATITRNESANGVYGNVIFGQKSPLILGASYANRLAGFGGEFVDDDGKPAIDSPEAIAAAQSLVDALDSAVPTPATTAFGEGNGAWYAGKAAFIENWTDLGVGSQIGEDSTVKDKWGVTTLPVGGDNTESRASLVAGFTWVIAENTEKEELAKEFIKWAASSEVNEELLVSDPQTGIDPNRRSSLESAAYGEAYPELQEVNRATLQGTLAWPTGENATQAAEILTDELAKLIAGDGGSAEETMKRVQSEWEEILG; encoded by the coding sequence ATGACCGACGCCGCCGTCTCGCGACGCCGACTCGCCCTTCCCGCCGCGTTCGTTGCGGCCGCCTTCGTGCTCGCCGGATGCGCCTCCGGCTCGTCCGCCTCCGAGGGCGACGGGGACTTCTCGGGCGAGGAACTGAGCGTGCTCATGATCACCTCGCACGAGGGGGCGGCGAACCTCCTCGCCAAGGAGTTCGAGAAGGAGACCGGCGCCGTCATCAAGCCGGTCATCGTGCCCTACGACGAGATCGGCAACACCCTCGCCCTCGACCAGCAGTCCGGGGCCAACACCATCGACGTCGCGGCGCCCTGGTACGTATCGATCGGCGACCTCGCCGCCGACGGGGCCATCAAGGACCTCACCGACTGGATCGAGTCCGACGACGAGATCGACACCGAGGACTTCATCCCCTCGATCTACGACCCGTACACGCTCGTCGACGGGCAGCGGTACGGACTGCCGTTCGACGGCGACACCCACGTGCTCTTCTACAACAAGGAGATCCTCGCGCGGAACGGCTTCACCACTCCGCCGGCGACGTGGGACGAGTACATCGAGCAGTCCGCGACGATCACCCGCAACGAGTCCGCCAACGGGGTGTACGGCAACGTCATCTTCGGGCAGAAGTCGCCGCTCATCCTCGGGGCGAGCTACGCGAACCGGCTCGCCGGATTCGGCGGGGAGTTCGTCGACGACGACGGCAAGCCCGCGATCGACTCGCCGGAGGCGATCGCGGCGGCCCAGTCGCTCGTCGACGCGCTCGACTCGGCCGTGCCGACGCCCGCGACGACCGCGTTCGGTGAGGGCAACGGCGCCTGGTACGCCGGCAAGGCCGCCTTCATCGAGAACTGGACCGACCTCGGCGTCGGATCGCAGATCGGCGAGGACTCCACGGTGAAGGACAAGTGGGGCGTCACCACCCTGCCGGTCGGCGGCGACAACACCGAGTCGCGCGCCTCCCTCGTCGCCGGGTTCACGTGGGTGATCGCGGAGAACACCGAGAAGGAGGAGCTCGCCAAGGAGTTCATCAAGTGGGCGGCGTCGAGCGAGGTGAACGAGGAGCTGCTCGTCTCGGACCCGCAGACCGGCATCGACCCGAACCGCAGGTCGTCGCTCGAGAGCGCCGCGTACGGCGAGGCCTACCCGGAGCTGCAGGAGGTGAACCGCGCGACGCTGCAGGGCACGCTCGCCTGGCCGACGGGGGAGAACGCGACGCAGGCGGCCGAGATCCTCACCGACGAGCTCGCGAAGCTCATCGCCGGCGACGGTGGTTCCGCCGAGGAGACGATGAAGCGCGTGCAGTCCGAGTGGGAAGAGATCCTTGGCTGA
- a CDS encoding LLM class flavin-dependent oxidoreductase, which yields MSKRIILNAFDMSCVTHQAPGLWRHPENRADEYARLEYWTELAQLLERGTFDGLFLADVVGVYDVYRGSGAAALRDAAQVPVGDPLLQIPAMAAVTRHLGFGVTVASTYELPYALARTFTTLDHFTNGRVGWNVVTSYLESAARNLGLGTQIKHDDRYEIAEEFLDVVYKLWEGSWEDGAVRRDRESGVFTDPEKVHPIEHHGKFYDVPGFHLSEPSPQRTPVIFQAGASPRGREFAARHGEAIFINGLVPEVTRRITDDIRDRAEAQGRPRESVKILTLATVIVAETDAAAQAKYDDYRRYVSREGALALYGGWSGLDLSTYDPDQVLRYVDTDAARSALSIFTTADPTREWTTGDIADYVGIGGIGPVIVGSPTTVADELERWVEVGGIDGFNLAYVVTPGTFEDFVELAVPELRRRGRVWEEYPEGTFRDRLSGSPVVPEWHPAHRYRGAFADAPSVADSEAPVGAPAAAH from the coding sequence GTGAGCAAGAGGATCATCCTGAACGCGTTCGACATGAGCTGCGTCACGCACCAGGCCCCGGGTCTGTGGCGTCATCCGGAGAATCGGGCCGACGAGTACGCGCGCCTGGAGTACTGGACGGAACTCGCGCAGCTGCTCGAGCGCGGCACCTTCGACGGGTTGTTCCTCGCCGACGTCGTCGGCGTGTACGACGTGTACCGCGGCTCCGGCGCCGCGGCCCTGCGCGATGCGGCGCAGGTGCCGGTCGGCGATCCGCTGCTGCAGATCCCCGCGATGGCGGCGGTGACCCGGCACCTCGGGTTCGGCGTGACGGTCGCCTCCACCTACGAGCTGCCGTACGCGCTCGCCCGCACCTTCACGACGCTCGACCACTTCACGAACGGCCGCGTCGGCTGGAACGTCGTCACGTCGTACCTCGAGAGCGCCGCCCGCAACCTCGGACTCGGCACCCAGATCAAGCACGACGACCGCTACGAGATCGCGGAGGAGTTCCTCGATGTGGTCTACAAGCTGTGGGAGGGGTCGTGGGAAGACGGCGCGGTGCGGCGCGACCGGGAGTCCGGCGTCTTCACCGATCCGGAGAAGGTGCACCCGATCGAGCACCACGGCAAGTTCTACGACGTGCCCGGCTTCCACCTCTCCGAGCCGTCGCCGCAGCGCACCCCGGTGATCTTCCAGGCCGGCGCCTCGCCGCGCGGCCGGGAGTTCGCAGCGCGTCACGGCGAGGCGATCTTCATCAACGGGCTCGTGCCCGAGGTCACCCGGCGCATCACCGACGACATCCGCGACCGCGCCGAGGCGCAGGGCCGTCCGCGCGAATCGGTCAAGATCCTCACCCTCGCGACCGTGATCGTGGCCGAGACGGATGCGGCGGCACAGGCGAAGTACGACGACTACCGCCGCTACGTCTCACGCGAGGGCGCCCTCGCGCTCTACGGAGGATGGTCGGGCCTCGACCTGTCCACGTACGACCCGGACCAGGTGCTGCGTTACGTCGACACGGACGCCGCCCGGTCCGCGCTGTCGATCTTCACCACGGCCGACCCGACCCGCGAGTGGACGACCGGCGACATCGCCGACTACGTCGGCATCGGCGGCATCGGTCCGGTCATCGTCGGCAGCCCGACCACGGTCGCCGACGAGCTCGAGCGCTGGGTCGAGGTGGGCGGCATCGACGGGTTCAACCTCGCCTACGTGGTGACGCCGGGCACCTTCGAGGACTTCGTCGAACTCGCGGTACCCGAGCTGCGGCGCCGCGGACGGGTGTGGGAGGAGTACCCCGAGGGCACCTTCCGCGACCGGTTGAGCGGCAGCCCGGTCGTGCCCGAGTGGCATCCCGCCCACCGGTACCGCGGCGCGTTCGCCGACGCCCCGAGCGTCGCCGACTCCGAGGCGCCGGTCGGCGCCCCCGCCGCCGCCCACTGA